One part of the Clostridium thermosuccinogenes genome encodes these proteins:
- a CDS encoding hydroxyacid dehydrogenase, translating to MKILVANAKGHIRDTFFPPDIATKLEQIGEVVWNEMERNFTPEELRERLEGIDVCITGWGNAKLDEYVLEKAQSLKLVAHTGGTVAPLVSEALYDKGVRVISGNEIYARSVAEGVIAYMLVALRDIPKYSEMLRSKGWHDGSWWNEGLLDQTVGLVGFGAIAQYLVPMLKAFDVKIKVYSSHLSEQDALRWGVERATLDEIFSECKIISIHSAATPKTYHMIDRRLLQMIPEGSLFVNTARGSVVDEEALAQELHTGRFKAVLDVYEEEPLPMGSKLRSAPNTLLMPHMAGPTIDRRKFVTEGLLKDIENFYSGNPLKLEITRNQAAHMTK from the coding sequence ATGAAAATCTTGGTTGCCAACGCAAAAGGACATATCCGCGATACTTTTTTCCCACCTGATATTGCAACGAAGCTGGAACAGATAGGTGAGGTCGTTTGGAATGAAATGGAGAGAAATTTTACTCCGGAAGAGCTAAGAGAAAGATTGGAAGGAATCGACGTATGTATAACCGGATGGGGTAATGCCAAATTGGATGAGTACGTCCTGGAAAAAGCTCAAAGCTTAAAGCTTGTTGCTCATACAGGCGGAACCGTAGCCCCGCTGGTTTCCGAAGCTCTATATGATAAAGGCGTGCGGGTCATAAGCGGTAATGAAATCTATGCCCGTTCTGTGGCTGAAGGTGTTATCGCATACATGTTGGTTGCCCTTCGTGATATCCCCAAGTACTCTGAAATGCTGCGGAGCAAGGGGTGGCATGACGGCAGCTGGTGGAACGAGGGGCTTTTGGACCAGACAGTAGGTCTGGTGGGATTTGGAGCCATCGCACAATATCTCGTGCCCATGCTCAAGGCTTTTGATGTAAAAATCAAGGTATATTCCAGTCATCTAAGCGAACAAGATGCCCTGCGATGGGGAGTTGAAAGAGCCACCCTGGACGAAATATTTTCTGAATGCAAAATTATTTCCATTCACAGCGCAGCAACGCCTAAAACCTACCACATGATAGACCGGAGATTGCTGCAAATGATTCCCGAAGGTTCTTTGTTCGTAAATACAGCCAGAGGAAGTGTAGTAGATGAGGAAGCCTTGGCGCAGGAATTGCACACCGGCCGTTTCAAGGCAGTGTTGGATGTATATGAGGAAGAGCCGTTGCCCATGGGCAGCAAGTTAAGGAGTGCTCCTAACACTCTGCTTATGCCTCATATGGCAGGGCCGACAATTGACCGGAGAAAATTTGTTACCGAAGGACTATTGAAAGATATCGAAAATTTTTACTCAGGAAATCCTCTTAAGCTGGAAATCACCAGAAACCAAGCAGCCCATATGACAAAGTAA
- a CDS encoding NAD(P)/FAD-dependent oxidoreductase: MKYIINNIRVSLDDDIEDIKRIAAKKLKISVKDIKNFKIAKESVDARRKPDISLVYSLLVEIEGKAVMHGDGDVRIVEDAKDEPLVPGELPLNNRPVVVGLGPAGMFAALTLAQNGYRPLVIERGERVDRRTEIVHRYWETGELDVETNVQFGEGGAGTFSDGKLTTRINDRRCEKVLEEFHKSGAHDEILYKSKPHIGTDVLKNVVADLRNRIIDAGGEVRFNTKLTSLKIRDGKLVGIVVNDGEEIPADVVILAIGHSARDTYEALLNCGVEFKPKPFSIGVRIEHPQEIINHAQFGKAAGHAKLGPADYQLFYRTGDRTVYTFCMCPGGVVVASASEMESIVTNGMSEFARDKENANSALVVSVEPQDFGSSHPLAGVAFQRNWERLAYKVGGSNNSAPVQRLEDFILGQATTRLGSVRPSYTGKTKMSDINLCLPSFVTNPMKESISYFDRKLKGFGMKDALLTGVETRTSSPVRITRGDTLEAIGIKGLYPSGEGAGYAGGIVSASVDGIRVAEQIIKTYRQP; the protein is encoded by the coding sequence ATGAAGTATATTATAAACAACATCAGGGTGTCATTGGACGACGATATTGAGGATATAAAAAGAATTGCGGCTAAAAAGCTTAAAATAAGCGTAAAGGATATAAAAAATTTTAAGATAGCTAAGGAATCTGTGGATGCCAGGAGAAAACCCGACATAAGCCTGGTTTATTCCTTGCTGGTAGAAATCGAAGGAAAGGCGGTTATGCACGGGGATGGGGACGTTCGGATAGTTGAGGATGCAAAAGATGAACCGCTTGTCCCGGGAGAGCTGCCTTTAAATAATAGACCGGTGGTGGTGGGCTTGGGACCTGCAGGGATGTTTGCTGCCCTTACCCTCGCCCAAAACGGATACCGGCCGCTGGTGATAGAACGCGGCGAAAGGGTTGACAGGCGCACAGAGATTGTCCATCGCTATTGGGAAACCGGGGAGCTTGATGTGGAGACCAATGTGCAGTTTGGTGAGGGAGGAGCAGGGACCTTTTCCGATGGCAAGCTGACCACCAGAATAAACGACCGCAGGTGTGAGAAGGTTCTGGAAGAATTCCACAAATCCGGCGCCCACGACGAAATCCTATATAAATCCAAGCCCCATATAGGAACCGATGTGCTGAAAAATGTGGTGGCAGACCTTAGAAACCGCATAATTGACGCCGGGGGAGAGGTGAGGTTTAATACCAAATTAACTTCCTTGAAAATAAGAGATGGTAAGCTTGTAGGCATCGTTGTGAATGATGGCGAAGAAATACCGGCGGATGTGGTCATTCTGGCTATCGGCCATAGCGCAAGGGATACCTATGAGGCTTTGTTGAACTGCGGTGTGGAATTCAAACCCAAACCCTTCTCAATAGGTGTCAGAATAGAACACCCCCAGGAGATAATAAACCACGCCCAGTTTGGAAAAGCTGCAGGCCATGCTAAATTAGGTCCGGCTGACTACCAATTGTTTTACAGAACAGGGGACAGGACCGTATATACCTTTTGCATGTGCCCGGGAGGTGTGGTCGTCGCATCCGCTTCGGAAATGGAATCCATAGTCACCAACGGTATGAGCGAGTTTGCCCGGGATAAGGAAAATGCCAACAGTGCTCTTGTTGTATCTGTAGAGCCGCAGGATTTTGGAAGCAGTCATCCTCTTGCCGGAGTGGCTTTTCAAAGAAACTGGGAGAGGCTTGCCTATAAGGTAGGTGGAAGCAATAATTCGGCTCCTGTCCAGAGGTTGGAGGATTTCATTCTGGGACAAGCCACCACAAGGTTGGGCTCAGTAAGGCCCAGTTATACGGGCAAAACCAAGATGTCGGATATAAATCTGTGCCTTCCTTCCTTTGTCACAAATCCCATGAAGGAGTCGATAAGCTATTTCGACAGGAAATTGAAGGGTTTTGGAATGAAGGACGCATTGCTGACCGGTGTGGAAACCAGGACATCATCCCCGGTAAGGATCACAAGGGGGGATACCCTGGAAGCTATCGGTATAAAAGGACTCTATCCTTCAGGGGAAGGTGCAGGCTATGCCGGGGGTATAGTGAGTGCATCGGTGGATGGCATAAGAGTGGCGGAACAGATCATAAAAACCTACAGGCAGCCTTGA
- a CDS encoding CdaR family protein gives MNEWLKNDTIMKIVSVLFAIGLWLAVNPVNTMDYTINLNVINEDDLHEKNIELKNRNFPKTIQVRVRGKKDKLTQVSESDFQAVLDFSQIDSVDDNTIKIPTPEYTGKVQGVKVLQYWPTSVRVSLEKIISRSFKVEIGETKGELKPGYKVAGIKINQDRIVIRDLESVVNQVESVKVDINLDNLNESISDIKKCKVYDKNGKEIPQHSNKYEVEVLVEIAKEVPVVAEKTGSIPDGYVGGISKYSPTKVLITGPGDVLDKITSLKTEPFNLSGITENTDITAPLVLPEGVKLVDPDQKITASVTVEALKEKTIRLGKNMITIKNMDASSEYAIQTEEVAVVVKGLQKDLEKVNALTLKPYVNVIGLEEGTHSMPLMFDYSGNVDILGRYEVELLVKKKVEEEDLQLQEQQ, from the coding sequence ATGAATGAGTGGTTAAAAAATGATACGATCATGAAGATTGTATCGGTATTATTCGCTATAGGTCTTTGGCTTGCGGTAAATCCGGTTAATACGATGGATTATACTATAAATCTGAACGTGATAAATGAAGATGATTTGCATGAAAAAAACATAGAGCTGAAAAACAGGAATTTTCCCAAAACTATTCAGGTCAGGGTAAGGGGAAAGAAAGATAAACTCACCCAGGTAAGCGAAAGCGATTTTCAAGCTGTACTGGATTTTTCCCAAATTGATTCGGTGGACGATAACACCATAAAAATCCCCACACCCGAATATACGGGCAAGGTTCAGGGCGTTAAAGTTCTACAGTATTGGCCAACCAGCGTTAGAGTAAGCCTGGAAAAGATAATTTCCCGGTCTTTCAAAGTCGAGATTGGAGAGACTAAGGGAGAGCTAAAGCCCGGATACAAGGTCGCAGGCATAAAAATAAATCAAGATAGAATAGTAATAAGGGATTTGGAGTCAGTTGTCAATCAGGTGGAAAGCGTAAAGGTTGACATAAATCTAGACAACCTGAACGAAAGCATTTCCGATATAAAAAAATGCAAGGTATATGACAAGAATGGAAAGGAAATACCTCAACACAGCAATAAATATGAAGTAGAAGTATTGGTGGAAATTGCCAAGGAAGTGCCGGTGGTTGCCGAAAAAACCGGAAGCATTCCTGACGGCTATGTCGGTGGAATATCAAAGTACAGTCCCACAAAAGTGCTGATAACCGGACCTGGCGACGTACTTGATAAAATAACGAGCTTAAAGACTGAGCCTTTCAATTTAAGCGGAATTACTGAAAATACCGATATTACAGCGCCTCTTGTCCTGCCGGAAGGAGTCAAGCTGGTAGATCCCGACCAAAAGATTACGGCAAGTGTGACTGTAGAAGCATTGAAGGAAAAGACCATAAGGCTGGGCAAAAACATGATTACAATTAAGAATATGGATGCCTCATCGGAATATGCCATACAGACAGAAGAAGTTGCTGTGGTTGTAAAAGGCTTGCAGAAAGATTTGGAAAAAGTCAATGCCTTGACTCTGAAACCATATGTGAATGTCATAGGGTTGGAGGAAGGAACCCACAGCATGCCGCTCATGTTCGACTATAGCGGCAATGTGGACATATTAGGCAGATATGAGGTTGAACTCCTGGTAAAGAAAAAGGTAGAGGAAGAAGATCTGCAGCTACAGGAACAGCAATAG
- the cdaA gene encoding diadenylate cyclase CdaA has protein sequence MADLETTLNFQNLIDYISAYIGFNNPIDVIRAFVDIGIVAYVFYKIVMLAKETRAWQLVKGVIFILIAAEISKLLELRTISYILNNTISILAIAILVVFQPELRRGLEQIGRSRFSNLFNFEEESSLVQITAAIEEIVKAATEMSKTFTGALIVIERDTKLGEVIKTGTQLDSYITAELLLNIFTPNTPLHDGAVVIRNNKLQAAGCFLPLTDNPNLSKELGTRHRAALGITEVSDSIAVVVSEETGKISFALNGGLTRNLTPDMLRKALNKNLLEKKAASRKLTLWKVKKNE, from the coding sequence TTGGCAGATTTGGAAACTACTCTGAATTTTCAAAATTTAATAGATTATATTTCAGCCTATATCGGATTTAACAACCCTATCGATGTAATTAGGGCTTTTGTTGATATTGGAATTGTGGCATATGTGTTCTACAAGATTGTGATGCTGGCGAAGGAAACGAGAGCCTGGCAGCTGGTCAAGGGGGTTATCTTCATATTGATAGCTGCGGAGATCAGCAAGCTTCTTGAGCTTAGGACCATTTCATATATTTTGAACAATACAATATCAATACTGGCAATTGCCATCCTGGTAGTGTTCCAGCCTGAACTGAGAAGGGGACTGGAGCAGATTGGGCGAAGCAGATTCAGCAATCTGTTCAATTTTGAGGAAGAAAGCAGCCTGGTACAGATTACTGCTGCGATAGAGGAGATAGTAAAAGCCGCCACCGAAATGTCTAAAACTTTCACCGGTGCGCTGATCGTCATAGAAAGGGATACTAAATTAGGTGAGGTAATAAAGACTGGAACCCAGCTGGATTCTTATATTACAGCTGAACTGCTTTTGAATATTTTCACCCCCAATACCCCTTTGCATGACGGGGCTGTGGTTATCAGGAACAACAAGCTACAGGCTGCAGGATGTTTCCTTCCGCTTACGGACAATCCCAATTTGAGCAAGGAGCTGGGCACAAGGCACAGAGCTGCCCTTGGAATTACGGAAGTATCGGATTCCATAGCTGTTGTTGTTTCGGAGGAAACAGGTAAAATCTCCTTTGCACTGAATGGAGGTTTGACCAGAAACCTTACGCCGGATATGTTAAGAAAAGCCTTAAACAAGAATCTTCTTGAAAAGAAAGCTGCAAGCAGGAAACTGACTTTGTGGAAGGTGAAGAAAAATGAATGA
- a CDS encoding SPFH domain-containing protein encodes MANTLKTNEKEMQYEEIQVKAANGMVILLLNIALMIASLVGFIFGCIFAGRDTSSILGVMLITVSSLYLFIAGPILFGGLKILKPKEALVLTLFGKYYGTLKGEGFYFVNPFATAINPTMPAATTAAFTAAVDLNQDKNAAERAAAVGKLNKKISLKVMTLNNEKQKINDQLGNPIIIGIVVIWRVVNTAKAVFNVDNYTEYLSIQCDSSLRNIVSQYPYDSTGDDNEKSLRGSSREIAERLREEIQSKVEIAGLEILEARITHLAYAPEIAAAMLQRQQASAIIDARQMIVEGAVGMVEMALSKLNENDIVHLDEERKAAMVSNLLVVLCGNRDAQPVVNSGSIY; translated from the coding sequence ATGGCTAATACGCTTAAAACTAATGAAAAAGAAATGCAGTATGAGGAAATCCAGGTGAAAGCGGCAAATGGCATGGTAATTCTTCTGTTGAACATTGCGCTTATGATCGCATCTCTGGTAGGATTTATCTTCGGATGTATTTTTGCAGGTAGGGATACAAGCAGTATCCTGGGTGTTATGCTGATAACAGTATCTTCTTTGTATCTTTTCATCGCAGGACCTATACTTTTCGGTGGTTTGAAAATATTAAAGCCGAAGGAAGCACTTGTATTGACCCTTTTCGGAAAGTATTACGGAACGTTGAAAGGCGAAGGCTTTTACTTTGTCAATCCTTTTGCCACCGCAATAAACCCTACAATGCCAGCTGCCACCACTGCAGCATTTACTGCTGCTGTAGATTTGAATCAGGATAAAAATGCTGCAGAAAGAGCTGCTGCTGTGGGTAAACTCAATAAAAAAATATCCTTGAAAGTAATGACTCTCAACAATGAGAAGCAAAAGATAAATGATCAGCTGGGGAATCCGATCATAATCGGAATAGTAGTTATATGGAGAGTAGTCAATACGGCAAAGGCTGTCTTCAATGTGGATAATTATACGGAATACCTGTCCATCCAATGCGACTCGTCCCTTAGAAATATTGTGAGCCAATATCCTTATGATTCCACCGGCGATGACAATGAAAAATCCTTGAGGGGCAGCAGCAGGGAGATTGCGGAAAGACTGAGGGAAGAAATTCAGTCAAAGGTCGAAATTGCAGGGCTTGAGATATTGGAGGCAAGGATCACTCATCTGGCTTATGCTCCTGAAATAGCAGCTGCTATGCTGCAGAGACAGCAGGCTTCGGCAATTATTGACGCAAGGCAGATGATAGTTGAGGGTGCTGTAGGAATGGTGGAAATGGCTCTTTCAAAGCTTAATGAAAATGATATCGTACATCTTGACGAAGAACGCAAGGCAGCCATGGTAAGCAATCTCCTTGTTGTTCTTTGTGGGAACAGGGATGCCCAGCCGGTTGTCAACAGCGGTTCAATATATTAA
- a CDS encoding CPBP family intramembrane glutamic endopeptidase, with protein sequence MMKNLLDLQHDKYGLKSIFHAVIGVVILIVGSILASLPVDLFYGITKLEVSALVIIIRPVLEIVILSLLVYLYISRVLKLPLQEFRICKPQNIIIWIICSFVLPLIVSAFFIFLTPGNFSSSNYEASRNIMIVLRAIFSSCLAAGITEELVFRGLIMHVLEIRWGKAVAVVIPSVLFGMLHILNMDSPKIADILILVIAGTAVGIMFSLIAIQSNSIWASAMVHGIWNFIIIGGILEISAESSSAIFSYQLTSESRLLNGGAFGIEASLPAIIGYGLVITLALLMMRRNDKKRTDSIFTSVD encoded by the coding sequence ATGATGAAAAATTTATTAGATCTTCAGCACGACAAATATGGATTAAAATCAATATTTCATGCAGTGATAGGGGTTGTCATACTCATAGTGGGGAGTATATTGGCATCACTGCCCGTCGATTTGTTTTACGGAATAACAAAATTAGAGGTTTCTGCTTTAGTAATAATAATCAGGCCAGTGCTAGAAATCGTTATACTGTCATTGCTTGTGTATTTGTATATCAGCAGGGTATTGAAACTGCCTTTGCAGGAGTTTCGTATATGTAAACCCCAAAATATCATTATTTGGATTATTTGCTCTTTTGTGCTTCCCCTTATTGTGTCAGCATTTTTTATTTTTCTGACCCCTGGCAATTTTTCTTCATCTAATTATGAAGCATCAAGAAATATTATGATTGTTCTGCGTGCTATTTTCAGTTCATGTCTGGCTGCCGGAATAACAGAAGAATTGGTGTTTCGAGGGCTGATAATGCATGTATTGGAAATCCGATGGGGAAAAGCAGTTGCGGTTGTCATTCCTTCGGTTTTGTTTGGAATGTTACACATTTTAAATATGGATAGTCCGAAAATAGCTGACATTCTCATTCTTGTAATTGCCGGAACTGCCGTGGGGATTATGTTCTCACTGATAGCAATACAAAGCAACTCAATATGGGCAAGTGCCATGGTACATGGCATATGGAATTTTATTATTATTGGTGGAATATTAGAGATAAGTGCAGAGTCATCATCAGCAATATTTTCTTATCAATTAACTTCTGAGTCCAGACTCCTGAATGGTGGCGCGTTTGGTATTGAAGCTTCGTTACCTGCTATAATTGGTTATGGTCTGGTAATAACATTAGCTCTATTAATGATGCGTAGAAATGATAAAAAAAGGACTGATTCCATTTTCACATCAGTAGACTAA
- a CDS encoding signal peptidase II translates to MKKSLACPLILAVLVAIDQVSKLAIAHYFVNADMVLIPDILRFRPVLNTYLNWIASIIEYKTPVWFMIAAQIFSLAIVFLYYHYLSYLWTQGRKFLNGMVVFLTAGIMCSFVDVVFWGGSLDFLRLFDWFTFDLKDVYLNVGVISALIFCVNYYLKKYSKLSKEERRQTSILLWIRKCMLSSARE, encoded by the coding sequence ATGAAAAAGTCTCTTGCTTGTCCCCTTATTTTAGCTGTGTTAGTTGCAATAGATCAGGTTAGCAAGCTTGCAATTGCGCATTATTTTGTGAATGCTGATATGGTTTTGATACCAGATATTTTGCGCTTTCGGCCTGTACTGAATACATATTTAAATTGGATAGCCAGCATAATTGAATATAAAACGCCTGTATGGTTTATGATAGCAGCTCAGATTTTTTCTTTAGCAATAGTTTTTTTATATTATCATTATCTCTCATATCTATGGACTCAAGGAAGGAAGTTCTTAAATGGAATGGTGGTATTTTTAACTGCAGGTATAATGTGTTCCTTTGTTGATGTAGTGTTTTGGGGCGGAAGCTTGGATTTCTTACGCTTGTTCGATTGGTTTACTTTTGATTTGAAAGATGTGTATTTAAATGTCGGTGTAATTTCTGCACTCATTTTTTGCGTTAATTATTACCTGAAGAAGTATTCAAAACTGAGTAAGGAAGAACGCAGGCAAACCAGTATACTACTATGGATAAGGAAGTGTATGCTTTCGTCAGCCAGAGAATAA
- a CDS encoding ABC transporter ATP-binding protein: protein MKKLELVGVHYAYEKDKPVLKGINAVFEPRKIYAILGPSGCGKTTLLSLIGGLDEPTKGEIKLDGKSIGENGLSAHRRNNVAFIFQSYNLIDYLTPAENVSLTSKLPPLPILEKVGLSKEEARRNVQKLSGGQQQRVAIARALASDASLLLADEPTGNLDEETAGEITKLLVESAHELNKCVIVVTHSQELAKQADVIYRLNRGNIQICKL, encoded by the coding sequence ATGAAGAAACTGGAACTGGTAGGAGTCCATTACGCTTATGAGAAAGACAAACCTGTCCTGAAAGGTATAAATGCGGTTTTTGAACCGCGCAAAATATATGCTATACTCGGCCCTTCCGGCTGTGGTAAGACGACATTGCTATCCCTAATCGGAGGATTGGATGAGCCGACAAAAGGTGAAATCAAGCTGGATGGAAAAAGCATAGGTGAAAACGGCCTTTCCGCTCACCGACGTAACAATGTTGCTTTTATTTTTCAAAGCTATAACTTGATTGATTATCTTACTCCTGCCGAAAACGTCAGCCTAACTTCTAAATTGCCTCCCTTACCCATATTGGAGAAAGTTGGGCTGTCAAAGGAGGAGGCAAGGCGCAATGTACAGAAACTCTCGGGCGGCCAGCAGCAGCGCGTAGCTATTGCCCGTGCCCTGGCATCCGATGCCTCTCTCCTGCTTGCAGATGAGCCAACCGGCAACCTGGATGAAGAAACAGCGGGAGAAATTACCAAATTGCTTGTAGAAAGTGCCCATGAGTTAAATAAGTGTGTGATTGTCGTAACGCACAGTCAAGAGCTTGCAAAACAAGCCGATGTGATTTACAGGTTGAATCGTGGCAATATTCAAATCTGCAAATTATAG
- a CDS encoding ABC transporter permease, translating to MGFIQRAFLYCWRQKLRSLILFLVLTAVATFVLTGVAIESSANEAAKNIRTSVGGQINLAVDMSEKNLVTRQSQWGYDKEYVGDPITDEILAAIREIPGVVGYNSVSSPGIFAAAVNFKYLPAVINMGPTKYGANSAMTKTMFSEKYSGFTSGKLKLVAGRHIVETDRNVIMISKELADYNNLSVGDKLQLYIDYTDKIVEREIVGIFSGTEGTGENALTVASRPGNQCIVDAKASEDSYGEEYSGYSSLDIYVEDPVDIRNVYNRIAEHPLIKGKTFILSIDSEEYETIANPLESLQSLVRTLIIIITVVSLAILALLLTIWIRGRVKETEILMSIGVRKENIIGQFVLECLIIALIAFGFSYPLSHMTADVAGNFIMRQVVDASNLQNFDSSELVEGDYSEYFDRLSGASSAELVKEIEIKIMPEYMIWVCGIGTLLILAAVLIASHTVIRLKPKEILSKMS from the coding sequence ATGGGTTTTATACAAAGAGCGTTTCTTTATTGCTGGCGGCAAAAGCTTAGAAGTCTAATATTGTTTTTGGTGCTGACAGCCGTTGCGACATTTGTATTGACAGGCGTCGCTATCGAAAGCTCCGCCAATGAAGCCGCTAAAAATATACGCACATCTGTTGGCGGGCAAATTAACTTGGCAGTTGATATGAGTGAAAAAAATTTAGTTACCAGACAGAGTCAATGGGGATATGACAAGGAGTATGTAGGTGACCCTATTACGGACGAAATTCTTGCAGCAATACGGGAGATACCTGGCGTAGTGGGTTATAACTCTGTCAGCAGCCCCGGTATCTTTGCAGCTGCTGTCAATTTTAAGTATTTGCCGGCTGTTATCAATATGGGACCAACCAAATACGGTGCTAATTCTGCTATGACTAAGACGATGTTTTCAGAGAAATACAGCGGATTTACCAGTGGTAAACTTAAACTGGTGGCAGGTAGGCACATTGTGGAAACAGACCGCAATGTCATAATGATTTCAAAGGAGCTGGCAGATTACAACAATTTATCAGTGGGTGACAAATTGCAGCTATATATCGATTACACGGATAAAATTGTTGAGCGGGAGATTGTTGGTATTTTCTCCGGCACGGAAGGAACAGGCGAAAACGCTTTAACCGTAGCCTCAAGGCCCGGCAATCAGTGCATCGTTGACGCAAAAGCGTCCGAAGATTCTTACGGTGAAGAGTATTCGGGATACTCCTCTCTGGACATTTATGTTGAAGACCCTGTGGATATTCGAAATGTTTATAACCGAATAGCCGAACACCCGTTGATAAAGGGTAAGACTTTTATCCTTAGTATTGACAGTGAGGAGTATGAAACCATTGCCAATCCGTTGGAATCCTTGCAGAGCTTGGTTCGTACCTTGATTATCATCATAACGGTTGTCAGTTTGGCTATTTTGGCACTGCTGCTGACCATTTGGATACGCGGCAGAGTAAAAGAAACCGAGATATTGATGTCCATCGGTGTGAGAAAAGAAAATATTATTGGTCAATTCGTATTGGAATGCCTCATAATAGCACTTATAGCTTTCGGCTTTTCTTACCCCTTAAGCCACATGACTGCCGATGTAGCCGGTAATTTCATTATGAGACAAGTTGTAGATGCATCCAATCTGCAGAATTTTGATAGCTCTGAGCTTGTTGAAGGCGATTATTCAGAATATTTTGACAGGTTGTCCGGCGCATCTTCTGCCGAACTGGTAAAGGAAATTGAAATTAAAATTATGCCAGAATACATGATATGGGTCTGTGGGATAGGAACTCTGTTGATTCTTGCCGCTGTCTTAATCGCATCCCACACCGTCATTCGGCTAAAACCAAAAGAAATACTTTCAAAAATGAGTTAG
- a CDS encoding ABC transporter permease has protein sequence MDFSFNGSKIDTENDEQAVITDMAIQQIMENEEIKYYNARNFAYAKSRQIRFIPGTGHTDENNMGGLSANTYSALHPYFTDKILELSEGRHITPDDENCIIISEELARINQLSVGDKILLAPAEFEQEDDVFIDTLKDSPYSAEVEIVGFFRILKPQEDAAYQPTAGLCSNLMITDHHTLVALNRMQAGVYTGGVSFYLSDPIHLDSIVRKVKHLTSIDWDSYFILNDDFNYEKIAAGLNTIQNLIRILLVCICLVSAAVLLLILAMRMRGRVHEAGVLLSIGYSRKEIVGQFIAEVLLTAFLAFVGAYFLAVAVAGGINKGIVENIQIVQVEGQPVKSTQNLTLALPADISLVIFICILATLFCAVFLSSSMIIRLKPREILSKMA, from the coding sequence ATGGATTTTTCTTTTAATGGATCAAAAATTGATACTGAAAATGATGAGCAGGCTGTAATAACGGATATGGCAATACAACAAATTATGGAAAATGAAGAAATCAAATATTACAACGCCAGGAATTTTGCTTATGCAAAAAGTCGCCAGATTCGTTTTATCCCTGGAACAGGTCATACGGATGAAAATAATATGGGCGGATTATCCGCAAACACTTATTCTGCTCTGCATCCCTATTTTACAGATAAGATATTGGAGCTTAGCGAAGGCCGCCACATCACTCCTGACGACGAAAACTGCATCATCATAAGCGAGGAACTGGCAAGAATTAATCAGCTTTCCGTTGGTGATAAGATTTTATTGGCTCCTGCGGAATTTGAGCAGGAGGATGATGTATTCATTGATACCTTGAAAGATTCACCATACAGTGCGGAAGTGGAAATTGTGGGCTTTTTCAGAATATTAAAGCCGCAGGAGGATGCGGCCTATCAGCCTACCGCGGGGCTTTGCTCAAATCTCATGATTACGGACCATCATACATTGGTCGCATTGAACCGGATGCAAGCAGGCGTTTATACCGGTGGAGTATCATTCTATCTCTCCGACCCCATACATTTGGACTCAATTGTACGGAAAGTAAAACATTTAACCAGCATTGATTGGGACAGCTATTTTATTCTAAATGATGACTTTAATTATGAAAAGATTGCCGCGGGACTTAACACTATTCAAAATTTGATTCGGATATTGCTCGTTTGCATCTGTCTGGTAAGCGCTGCAGTACTCCTTCTTATACTGGCAATGAGAATGCGGGGCAGGGTACATGAAGCAGGTGTGTTGCTTTCTATTGGGTATTCCAGGAAGGAGATTGTGGGGCAGTTTATCGCAGAGGTTCTTTTGACGGCTTTTCTTGCCTTTGTCGGCGCTTATTTTCTCGCCGTAGCTGTTGCAGGTGGAATTAACAAGGGTATCGTGGAGAACATTCAAATTGTACAAGTGGAGGGGCAACCGGTAAAAAGCACACAAAACCTAACACTCGCATTACCGGCTGACATATCTCTTGTGATATTCATTTGCATTTTAGCAACATTGTTTTGCGCGGTATTCCTGTCATCTTCCATGATTATCAGGCTAAAACCGAGAGAAATACTCTCAAAAATGGCTTAG